The DNA region GAGGATCGTGGTCACCGCATGGCCTTTATCGTGGTGATTATCGACGAGATGGCCGACTTGATGATGGTGGCCGGAAAGGAAATCGAGAAGAACGTGAGCCGTCTGGCCGCCAAGGCCCGTGCTGTTGGCATTCATCTGGTACTTGCCACCCAGCGTCCGTCGGTGAAGGTGATTACCGGTAACATCAAGGCGAACCTGCCTACACGTATCAGTTTCAAGGTGGCTTCTAACGTGGATGCCCGTACGGTGATGGACCACGCCGGCGCCGAAAAACTCTTGGGCCGTGGCGACATGCTTTACAAGGCGGTGAATGCTCCCGACCCGGTGCGCCTGCATGGGGCATTCCTCAGCGACGAAGAAGCGGAAAAGCTGGCCGACGCCTGCTCCAACCAGAACGTGTGCTACCCGCAGCTGGAAACCTTCGAGGTTGCCGAAGAAGGCGGGGAAGGGGAGGACGGCGAAGAAAATGCCGCCATGAGCGAGAAGAAGGACAAGCTGTTGTTCGAGGTGGCCAAGTGGGCTATCGAATGCGGCAACGGCCTTTCTACCTCGGCGGTGCAGCGCCACTTCAGCGTAGGCTACAGCCGCGCAGGCAAGATTGTGGACCAGCTGTTCGGTCTTGGTCTGTGCGCACGCAGTACAGGCAATTCCAAGCCCCGTGCCATGCTTATCGACATGGATCAGCTCATGCAACTGGAACGCTCCGGAACGTTCAGGTAAATGAGTTATTAGTTCTGAGTTACTAGTTACTAGATTAGTTCAATGTAAGTGTCTATAGTACCCAGTAATCAGAATCTAGTAGCTTGAAAATTCTAGTAACTGTTAACTAGTAACTTGTAACTTCATTATGAAAGAATTCGCTCCTGCTAAAATCAATCTCTTCCTCGACGTCATCCGCAAGCGCGAAGACGGTTATCACGACCTGGGAACCCTTTTCCAGACTATCGACGTGGGCGACACGGTTTCGGCCACCCTTCGAGACGACGACAAGATTACCCTGGAGTACAATGTTCCTCAGGAATACCCCAAGGAATCGGACCTGGTGTTCAAGGCGGCAGCCCTGATGCAAGAGGCCTACCGTGTACCGAAGGGCGTTGACCTGTATCTGGAAAAGGTGATGCCCTTGGGCGCTGGTCTTGGCGGTGGTTCTGCCGATGCTGCTGCAACCCTCAGGTTGCTGAACCGCCTCTGGAAGTTGGACCTGCCTATGGAGGCCTTGGAGGAACTGGGCGCAAGTCTCGGTGCCGACGTCCCCTTTCTGGTCAGAGGCGGCTCGGCGTTTGCCGAGGGCATCGGCGAAAAGCTTACGCCCATCGAACCGCTCCAGCTGAAAGACGGTCTGCACCTGCTCGTAGCGACCCCGCTGGACGCCGTTCCCACCAAGGACGCCTACGCCGGAGTCCCCAAGTCGGGCCCTGACCGCTGGGAAGCGTACAAGTCGGGTTTCAGGGCCGCGGCCGGTTCTAGTCCTGCGGAAAATCTGGGTTCCGCCATGGATTTTGCTCTTGAAAACGTCTTCAACAGTTTCGAGATTTCGGTATTCCCCAAGCACCCCTTGGTAGAACAGCTGAAGCAACAGATGATTCGCCTGGGGGCGACTTCTGTCCTCATGTCGGGGTCGGGAGCTTCCGTCTTTGGCGTTTTTGGGACCCGGAGCCAGGCGGAATCTGCCCTGGAATCCCTGAAACCCATTTCCAGATACCTCGCCGTGACCCGTTTTTTCCAGGGTTTTTAGGCGAATCCCTTTGAATTTGGGGCGTATTTTCTATATTTGCGCCACCATTGGGGTATCGTCAAGTGGTAAGACAACGGATTTTGATTCCGTTATTCGTTGGTTCGAATCCAGCTACCCCAATGAATTTTTTAACCATTCCAAAATTGGAGAAATACAATGGAACTCACAACGCTCAAGGCTACCTCGAGAGTGCTAGGTGCAAACCGCGAAAACAAGCGTTTGCGTAAGGCTGGTCAGATTCCGGCCGTCTATTATGGTAAGGGTACAGAGACTGTGAATATCAGCGTCAGCGAAATTGATATTCGTAAGGTTCTCGCACCCGGTAAGCGTTACACCCTTCTGGACCTGGAAATCGATGGCAAGGCCGGTAATCCCGCCGTCATCTACAACTACCAGAAAGACGCCATTTCCCAGAAATTCGTCCACATTGACTTTCTCAAGATCGACGAAGCCACTCCGGTGAAGGTTCGCGTTCCTGTCAAGCTCTCCGGCCTTCCGGTGGGCGTCAAGACCCAGGGCGGCTTGCTGGCTCAGGA from Fibrobacter sp. includes:
- the ispE gene encoding 4-(cytidine 5'-diphospho)-2-C-methyl-D-erythritol kinase, whose protein sequence is MKEFAPAKINLFLDVIRKREDGYHDLGTLFQTIDVGDTVSATLRDDDKITLEYNVPQEYPKESDLVFKAAALMQEAYRVPKGVDLYLEKVMPLGAGLGGGSADAAATLRLLNRLWKLDLPMEALEELGASLGADVPFLVRGGSAFAEGIGEKLTPIEPLQLKDGLHLLVATPLDAVPTKDAYAGVPKSGPDRWEAYKSGFRAAAGSSPAENLGSAMDFALENVFNSFEISVFPKHPLVEQLKQQMIRLGATSVLMSGSGASVFGVFGTRSQAESALESLKPISRYLAVTRFFQGF
- a CDS encoding 50S ribosomal protein L25 produces the protein MELTTLKATSRVLGANRENKRLRKAGQIPAVYYGKGTETVNISVSEIDIRKVLAPGKRYTLLDLEIDGKAGNPAVIYNYQKDAISQKFVHIDFLKIDEATPVKVRVPVKLSGLPVGVKTQGGLLAQ